AAGGGAGTATTGTGTTTTCGCCATGCAAATCGGCAAATTTGACCATCCATACTGTTCAAAATCTTTTACTTGTTTCAATGCCTTTGAAGTAAAATCAACGGCTTTAGCTCCATAAACGGCTTTGGCAACTTTTTCAATCTTGTCCTTAATGCTGTCATTCAAGTCATACAAGTAATCAAAGTGATTTTCTGTATGCTCGATTGTTTCAAGCACTTTTTCTGCAAGCTCTATTCCTCCGGCACCGCCTTTTTCCCAGACCTCCGTGAGAGCTGCAGGATGAGAATGAACCTCGCACCACTTCATAAGAGCATCGGTTTCTTCCTGTGTGTCTGTCACAAAACGATTAACGGCTACTACATAAGGAAGTCCGAATTTTTCAATCGATTCTATATGCTTCGCAAGATTCTCTGCACCTGCAAGCATTGCATCTTTATCTGAGATGCCAAGCTGATCTTTTGGGACGCCGCCATGCATTTTTAATGCCCTTACAGTTGCAACAATAACGACCGCAGCAGGTGAAAATTCTCCTGCACGGGTTTTAATATGCAGAAATTTCTCTGCGCCGAGATCCGCTCCAAACCCTGCTTCTGTAACAACATAGTCAGCAAGCTTTGCAGCCATTTTTGTTCCCAGAAGGCTATTGCAGCCGTGTGCGATATTAGCAAATGGTCCGCCGTGGATAATGGCCGGTGTATGTTCAAGTGTTTGAACAATATTCGGTTTCAAGGCGTCTTTTAATAAAAGTGTAAGAGCTCCTTCAAATCCCAAATCGCCGACTGTTACAGGCTCCCGCTGATAGGAAAATCCAATCACAATTTTAGAAAGTCTGTTTGTTAAATCCTTTAGATCAGACGCCAAACACAGGATGGCCATGATTTCAGATGCAACCGTGATGTCAAAGTGATCTTCGCGCGGTGTTCCGTTTGCAGGTCCTCCCAGTCCGATTACTATATTTCTGAGAGCCCGGTCATTTAAATCCATGACCCTTTTCCAAGTAATTCTTCTCGGGTCGATTTGGCATTCATTGCCTTGATGTATATGATTGTCAATCAATGCTGCCAATGCATTATTAGCTGTTGTGATTGCGTGAATGTCACCTGTGAAATGCAGGTTGATTTCTTCCATGGGTATGACTTGCGAGTAGCCTCCTCCGGCAGCTCCGCCCTTGATTCCCATTGTAGGTCCAAGTGAAGGCTCCCTTATGGCAATTACTGCTTTTTTCTTAAGCTGATTAAGCGCCTGGCCAAGTCCGACAGTTACAGTTGATTTTCCTTCTCCTGCAGGAGTGGGAGTAATGGCCGTCACCAGGATCACTTTTCCGTCAGGATTCGTTTTAACACGATTTAAAAATTCCAAAGATATTTTCGCTTTGTATTTTCCGTAATATTCAATTTCATCTTCTAAAATATCAAGACCGCCAATAATCTCCTGAATCGGCTTGATTGGTGCTTCCTGAGCGATTTCGATGTCTGATTTATGTTTAATTTTTAACACACAGCGCCCTACTTTCTGCTTATAAATATAGATTCCCCGCACAATTGTAACACAAAAGCAAATTGAATTATTATTCTAAACTTTCTATAATAGAGAAAACTCAGAATGATAAAGAAAGTTGAGGTTCTTTCATGCCTATTAATATTCCAGCTGACCTTCCCGCCAAAGAAATTCTCGAAAAAGAAAACATCTTCATTATGGATGATGCCAGAGCCTATCAGCAGGACATCAGGCCTTTAAATATTGTGATTTTAAATATTATGCCCGAAAAACAAAAAACAGAGGTGCAATTATTGCGCCTTCTCGGAAACTCGCCGCTGCAGCTGAACATTACCTTTTTGCGTCCTGAAACACATGTTTCAAAAACAGAAAAGCAGCAGCATCTTCAGCAGTTTTATACGACGTTTAATAAAATCCGCCATAAAAAATTTGACGGAATGATTATAACAGGGGCACCGATTGAGCATCTGGAATTTGAAGAGGTGTCATACTGGGAAGAGCTTAAAGAAATTTTCGAATGGACTAACCAGAATGTCACTTCAACTCTGCATATATGCTGGGGTGCACAAGCAGGACTTTACTATCATTACGGCGTAAATAAATATAGTCTGAAAGAAAAATGCTTCGGTGTTTTCAAACATGATATTTGTAATACTTCTGTAAAAATTGTCAGAGGCTTCGATGATCAATACTATGTGCCGCATTCCCGGCATACGGATATAAAGAGACAAGATATTGAAGCGGTTGAAGCACTGGACATTATCAGTGAATCTGCTGAAGCCGGGGTTTGTCTTGTCTCTTCAAAGGATGCAAAACAAGTATTTCTGACAGGTCATCCAGAATACGATTTATTTACGCTGAAAGAGGAGTATGAACGGGATCTCTCAAAAGGCATGAAAACCACCATTCCGCTGTACTATTATCCGGATAATGATACGGGGAGAAAGCCAGTACAGAAATGGAAATCCCATGCACATCTTTTATTTGCAAACTGGCTAAATTATTGCGTTTACCAGGAAACCCCTTACGAATGGGAATGATTCTGAAAAAATGCTTACAACAATTGGATTTTTTTGTTAAAATTAAGCGAAATTTAATTTAAATTTTATGTAAACTTTATATTTCTTAAATATTCATATGTTACGCTTGTCATAGTTAATCATGTTTCTTTGTTTTTCAGATTAAATTTGAGGTGAATGCATTGTTAAAAAAACCAAAAGTGCTTATCTTAACTGCAAAATACGGGAATGGACACGTTCAAGTCTCAAAAACACTTGTAAAGCAATGCAGGGAACTGGGCATCGAGGAAGTGGTTGTGTCGGATTTATATGCGGAATCGAATCCTGTATTTACAGAGATTACTCAGTACCTCTATTTAAAAAGCTTTACAATTGGAAAGCAATTTTACCGCATGTTTTACTACGGCGTAGATAAAATTTACAACAAGAAGCTGCTTACTCTTTATTTTAAACTGGGCAACAAAAGACTGCACGAGCTGATTGAAAAAGAGCAGCCTGACATCATTATTAATACGTTTCCTATCATTGTCGTACCTGAATACCGCAGGCGCACAGGAAATATTATCCCGACTTTTAATGTTCTTACAGATTTCTGCCTTCATAAAATATGGGTTCATAAAAACATAGACAAATATTATGTCGCAAGCAAAAGAGTAAAAGAAAAAGTCATGAGTCTTGGAATTCATCCCGCTTCGGTAAAGGTAACAGGCATTCCAATCCGCTCTCAGTTTGAAGAAAATTTAAATGAAGAGGCCATTTATAAAAAATATAACTTGGATCCATCCAAGAAAACACTGCTCGTCATGGCGGGAGCGCACGGAGTTTTAAAAAATGTTAAAGAGCTGTGCGAATCATTTTTAGAAGAACAAAACCTGCAGACTGTTGTTGTCTGCGGTAACAACACGGCATTAAAAGAAAGTCTGGAGAGCATTACCGGAAAAAACAAAGAAAACTTAAAACTCCTCGGCTACGTTGAGCGTGTTGATGAATTGTTCCGAATCGCTTCATGCATGGTGACAAAACCAGGCGGTATCACCCTGAGCGAAGCAGCTGCAGTCGGTGTACCAGTTATACTTTATAAACCTGTGCCA
The window above is part of the Metabacillus dongyingensis genome. Proteins encoded here:
- a CDS encoding formate--tetrahydrofolate ligase — protein: MLKIKHKSDIEIAQEAPIKPIQEIIGGLDILEDEIEYYGKYKAKISLEFLNRVKTNPDGKVILVTAITPTPAGEGKSTVTVGLGQALNQLKKKAVIAIREPSLGPTMGIKGGAAGGGYSQVIPMEEINLHFTGDIHAITTANNALAALIDNHIHQGNECQIDPRRITWKRVMDLNDRALRNIVIGLGGPANGTPREDHFDITVASEIMAILCLASDLKDLTNRLSKIVIGFSYQREPVTVGDLGFEGALTLLLKDALKPNIVQTLEHTPAIIHGGPFANIAHGCNSLLGTKMAAKLADYVVTEAGFGADLGAEKFLHIKTRAGEFSPAAVVIVATVRALKMHGGVPKDQLGISDKDAMLAGAENLAKHIESIEKFGLPYVVAVNRFVTDTQEETDALMKWCEVHSHPAALTEVWEKGGAGGIELAEKVLETIEHTENHFDYLYDLNDSIKDKIEKVAKAVYGAKAVDFTSKALKQVKDFEQYGWSNLPICMAKTQYSLSDQPELLGRPKDFTLTIRELKPSIGAGFLVCLTGDIMTMPGLPKKPAALSMNVDEKGKARGLF
- a CDS encoding diglucosyl diacylglycerol synthase is translated as MLKKPKVLILTAKYGNGHVQVSKTLVKQCRELGIEEVVVSDLYAESNPVFTEITQYLYLKSFTIGKQFYRMFYYGVDKIYNKKLLTLYFKLGNKRLHELIEKEQPDIIINTFPIIVVPEYRRRTGNIIPTFNVLTDFCLHKIWVHKNIDKYYVASKRVKEKVMSLGIHPASVKVTGIPIRSQFEENLNEEAIYKKYNLDPSKKTLLVMAGAHGVLKNVKELCESFLEEQNLQTVVVCGNNTALKESLESITGKNKENLKLLGYVERVDELFRIASCMVTKPGGITLSEAAAVGVPVILYKPVPGQEKENALFFQENEAALVVNRSEEVYEAVSNLLQNDKKLRRMKRNIKRLHHPNSSLTIMEDIVKEAAVFKEKKYIKAQ
- the metA gene encoding homoserine O-acetyltransferase MetA; the encoded protein is MPINIPADLPAKEILEKENIFIMDDARAYQQDIRPLNIVILNIMPEKQKTEVQLLRLLGNSPLQLNITFLRPETHVSKTEKQQHLQQFYTTFNKIRHKKFDGMIITGAPIEHLEFEEVSYWEELKEIFEWTNQNVTSTLHICWGAQAGLYYHYGVNKYSLKEKCFGVFKHDICNTSVKIVRGFDDQYYVPHSRHTDIKRQDIEAVEALDIISESAEAGVCLVSSKDAKQVFLTGHPEYDLFTLKEEYERDLSKGMKTTIPLYYYPDNDTGRKPVQKWKSHAHLLFANWLNYCVYQETPYEWE